The stretch of DNA TAATTAAAAATTTAGATTTAAGAAACATTGTACATGGTGAGGAAGAATGTCTTAAAAGGAAAATGGCTCAGTGCTTAAATTCCTGCAGCAGTTTACATTCCCTGGGAGAAAACACACCATTTGCCTGAGCATCTTCTCTTTCCGGACTTCGCGATCGTGCCGCAGGATGTTCATTCTCTCCGACGCGCCCATGGTGAAAAAGATGTCATGGATGTCATACAGAGCAGCCCGCAGCTGGAAAGAGTCATTCCAATGTTCAGTAAATATTCAACCAAGTTTACATGCCCATGGTTTTGAACATCAAGCTCCTTTTGCTTTCAAGCTAAACAAAATGCTTCATAATTTTGAAAACCGTTTTTCGAAATCAAATAGTTTTGTGTCAAGCAAAAAAAATGGAATCTTCTCTTCTTTAAATGTTTTACTCTAAACAAAGCCACTCTCAAGGTTTCATGTATTTATGTTACAAAAGCAGAATAACTAGGAAAGACCAAAACAAGGTTTAAGTTGTGTCACCTGAGCCATTACTCTTTCATGAAGGGATGCATCTTGTGCTGACACAGTTCCTCTTCTCAATGGGGCTTCAGACTGAAAATTTTTTAGGAACTCCAGAGTATCCTGGGAAAGATGGGAAAATAAGAGTAAGCACCAGGCATAACCCTTCATAACAAAACAATTTCTAACAGTACACACAGCAAACAGATTCTTTGTTTGCCTTGCACCTTGTGACACTAAGCAATGCAACACTCAAATATGTTCATGTGCAGCCCAAAATCTTCCGAGAGCAGCAAATGCAGGATTTCATCTGTCAAGGGAAGGCAGGAACAAAAACAAACAGGAGAAGAAGCTGCCTATTACAAAAAACAGCTGATCTTACTTTTACAGTTTGCTTAAGATGTTTCAGTTTTTCTGTCTGCAGGAGTCTACGAGTGAGAAATCCCTTTGCCACTGCTGTGATCTTGTCAAACTTCATCTGtatctctggactgaaaaccttaaaaaaaatcaaaactttttATAAATAAGCAAGAATTATGAATTATTTATCAAATAACATCCATCAAGTGACCTTAGTTTCCAAGTAAGAAAAAAGCTGTTGATAAAGCTTTGACTGGGCTCAAAGTACCCACCATAATTTAGCAGAAGCAATATCCTGCTATATGATTACTTTGCatatatgaaaaagaaaaataacctaCACAGTTCTCTTATGCAATCAAAGTTGAACAGATACTAAAATTTTCTGTTACCAGtgccttacaaaaaaaaaatagggccTTGTAAGATAAAAATAAATCTGTCTTTTCCCTTACCGGAATCCACCTAGTTTTGATCCTATTACTTGGCCTGCATACTGAGGTCTTTATAACTCCACTACCTGAGGGTCCCCAGAGATAGAATGAAGCTTCACTTGTTGAAGAAAAGGTGTTGGGTGTTGTATGAGCaaaacctgcacagaaagcagaaCACACAGTTCAACACACACTTGTGCCCAAAGTAATGCCTGTGTCTGTGGATACACTCAGCTCGAGGGTCACAGCTTTGTCTGCAAGGTCGATTACAGGCAAGAAGCAAATTAAATATTTCTGATCAATTTCCATGCAAAACTTGCTAAACAAAAGACAGAACAAAACATTTCACAACACTCAGGAACAGGTGAGAGGTGTTCCATCAGCTATGGCTGTACTGCCTTGCAGCtaggagcccctggcagagcccctCAAAACCTCCTACACAAATGTGACCACCTGGCCCAGTGCTGTGCAGCTACACGGCAGGAGGATAATCCTTCTGGGACATGATGCAAATCCACATCCTCATCCTTGATCAAAGGAGGCTATTCTTAGCTTGTTTTCCTTAGATGTGCCCTAAAACAGTTACATAACAAACACAGTACATGGAACTGTTCAAGGATGGCTGAACCTGTGCTAAATGCCAGTGACACAAAGATGCAACAGCCTTTGCTGAGGGCAGCAGCCTTCTGTGTATCCTGAGCAGCCCTAGGGCAGGAACACTGCACTCATCCACACAGTGGGACAGCTGGTCCAGTCAAGCACTGTAGAACACATTAGACCACAACACTTAATCTGTATTCTTCCCTTCCAGTTTTACCAATGCTGGTGGAGTTTGTGTTATGGACTGTCTCCAGCTGAGACTGCACACTTTCCAGCAAGCCACCTTCACTTTTTTTCCTCCACTCCAACTCCATCCTGCTGTTAATATTCACTTTGGAAATTTCTATTTCTGTTGTAGTAACCTTCTCTCCTTTTGaatttctcttcttctcttccagTTCCTACAAAAGGAAGATTCAACCATGACACTATTTTTCTAACTCTGCAAAGCAACAGAATATACATTCAAACTCAATTGCTTCCTGACAAACTTCAGACAACACAAAACCTTTGCTTGGAATTTTTCCTATTGACCTTACCTTCAATTCCTCCTGTTCTCTCTCTTGTTCAGCTATCAGAATTGACAGTTGTTGTGCATGCTGTTCTTCAAGCCTCTTTTTCACTTCTTCAAAGGTCAGCTCATTAGCTTTTAAAATACTTTCTGAGAAAATACAtaacaaagaatcaaatactAAATACCCTCTATATGATCTTTGCCAGAGACATCCATCCTTTACCAGAGGTAATTTGCCTCATCAGTAAAAAGCAAAAAAGATCTCTTTCATATCAGGTTTCCTTGATATCAAGTTCCCACTAGGTAATGCACAGAACCCCATCATATActagtcctttgaaatatttgCACGTGCATATTTGTGAACTAAACTTGTGGATGGAACATTAACACCAAAAGCCTATATTAAAATAGGGACGTGGAAAATACAGCTCTAAGAACTGTTATATTTGCTGGAGTGAATTAATGTTATTTATGCCACTTCAGCCTCATTTAGTAGAGACACGTGCAGATGTAACACAGTCTTGAATTTGAAGAAAATATCTACatggttttcttttaatttacatGGGCTATCTTTTCTTTTAGTAGTCTTATTTAGACCTCATGGCATAAGACAATTGTCTTAGTAAAACTAAATTCCAGCTCTAAGACTGAAATGGGAAATCAGTACTTGTGAAGTCAAATTAAATTAGAGAAATGTGGCTTCTGAAAAGAAACACCAATGACTAATGATCACTGGGTTTTTTCTAAAAGGTTTATAAACTGAGAAGTAACCCTCAAGCACAGGAAATCTTTTACCTTTTGTCATATTTTCAAGGACTGCATTCTTGGTAATATAAACTGATCCCACGGGATATTTCTGTTCTTGCAACCACTGCTTCTCTTGTTCCTCCATTCCAACTCTGAGAACACAGGAACTGTTTTCTTTCTGGCAGTTGTCAGCGTCCAAATCAAGTCTACGCTTTACCTTTTCATAATTTTCTGGGAACTGCTCATTTGCTGAGGAAACATTTGGAGTATTATCCAGCTGCTGTCGCACATTCTTGCTCTGCAGTAGTAGTGGAGATGGATTTTCCACGTCGTAAGATTTATTGAGTTCCACTGCAGAATTACATTTCGTGTTTTCTGCCAAAGCAGCTGCTTTCATTTCACTCACAGCCAGGATCTTCTGTGTCACTGCAGACTGACTGATGGCAAAGGGCTCCTTCACTTTTGGAGGTGCCAAGCTAGGACTGCTCTCTACTTTATATGGCCCTCTGGTGTCCATGACCACCTGTCCTTCCAGCATAGCCGACACTGCTCCTCTGCTCTCAAAGAGCCCGAAGGAATGGCGCTTTGGtttgccagcccccagcccaTCACAGGGGCCTAAAGCATTCCTGCTGACACCTGGAACCCTGCCAGGGCAGACTGCAGTGAAGTCCACCATGAACTTTGGCACCGATTCAGACACATTGTTTTTATCTGCAATATCTTGCATGATTAAATCCATTGTTCTACCCTTACCTTTAGGACTTAGCTCATAAGCATTCACAGGGTTGTTTATAATGATGTGTCCCATGGATAAAGGTCTGGGGCGCCGTCGGTGCATCTTAGGGCTCATGCTTGGCTCTGGGCTTGGCAATTTGGCATAAGAGCCTGTGAGGCTCCTGACAATGCTACTGTCACGCTCAAACATGGAATTCTTTTTCAATTCCTCATCTGAATCTGAATCCACCAAAGGGGGTGTTCCAACTCTCATAGGTATGTCTACTTTAGAAAAACTGGATAAAGTGGACATACTTGTGTTATTTGTATGAGTAGAGGCACAGTGGAGAAGGGTATTTGATTTATTAAGACTGGGTTTATCAAGTGTCTGGGCAGTGCAACTTCTGCCTGTAAGCTTTGCCCTCTCTTTGACAGAGTCAGTTGTTTTAACACCATCATTTTCTTTATCTGAATGGCTTTCACTCGTACTCCTCTTTGAACTGCCTTTGGAGGGACGCTTGCTCTGCTCTTTCTCTATGTACTCCCTAGACTTCTTTATCAGGTTCTGAAGACTCATTACACATGGATCTTGGACATCCTCATCTGATGGTGACCCCACTCGTCCCTCCTGCTTCTGCAGAGCATGAGATGGGACCTTGTTACACACCTTGTCAGGAGATGCAGCCCTCGGACACGGCGCATCTTCCAAGAAGCGACTCTCACCTGGCTTTGAAGAAAccttttcttctgctgctttaACTACTTCTGTCCCATTTGATGCCATTTGCCCTGCAGTACCTGATGGTCTAAGTCCTGATGTCTTTTCCAGGTTCATGGAACTCTGCCTTTCAGGAGTACGTGCTGAACTGATGATATCTGATGGAGCTGTGAAGTCAGTCAAAGCCTTTGAATCCAAACCAGGGCAAGAACTCTCAGCCTTTGATGTGTTCACACCACTCATGCTATATCCTTTCTTTATCtgcaaattaaaattttaaaaaatgacagATTTTCAATGAAATCTCAGGATCTCAGATTCCTGCAACCTTCACTTgaacttaaaaatatttaaaaactaaCTTTATTTAAGTCTGAATTACATGTTACTTCCAGCCAGCATTTGTTTAAAAGGATTTTCACACTACAATTATCCTATGGACTGTGTCTCAGTTATCAAAAGGACACACTTGAAAAAAAGCCAAGCAAATTTACATTATTTTTGTATTGAACACACTTTCCTGGTCTGCTGGTCAAACCCCAAGCCAGCTCTCTGTTGCCACACACACTCAGTAAACAATGCAAACTACAAAGTGTTGCTTGCCACCTTGGTAACTCAACAAACTCAGTATTAACTGTTTAAGCAACAGTTTAAACTAAAGGCTGTGTTACAGCTGTTCCAAAGACATACAATAACTCTTTGATTAGATGTATATAGTAGTCTTTTAAATTAAAACCACTAGTAAATTCATCATTGAAGCAAAGAAAAAAGTTGCAGTAAAATTTTAAAGCACGCAACAGAATTTCAAGTTGTTGTGAAAGTAATTTTAATTCTGTAATTATAAAGTTGCATATAGATTATTTTATGATTAAGCTATAAGCTTGCAAATAAAGCAGCTCTAACACACAGGAGTTGTTCACTTGTTTTAACATTCTAGTTGTTTCCAACGCTCGCAAAAGAAGCAGTGAAAAGCAAGGCCATGCACTACAATGAGTCTCAGTAAATGATCAATATCAGCATGAAATATTAGCAAATGCTGGTTCTGGAGAGTTAGCTGCTATTCATTTCATATTTATACTGGGGAATATTTAAACCCCAATACTTTCTCAAAATGTCTCTAAGCAGTGATTTGCTGTAAATCTATGAGAAGCTTAGGACTAACAGTACCTGGACATTTTCTACAATCTCCTGAACACGACTCAGTAAAGCTTTTTTCCGGGACTCCCGTTTCCTGCTCTCCAGCTCCAGAGCTTTCTCCTTATACtgctgtattttctttttctcttcaaggCTGAGCTGCAAAACAAAGTGTAAGAAACATAGTTTATATCACTAAATGCAAATTTCAATACAGAATTACAGAAATaaattcaaaagaaaaacaactgAACAAAACAATTAGAAGAACAGAAAACACTGAAATTTTGTGCACACATTAAATGCCAGCTTCTCAATcaattttttaagggaaggtgtACAAAATGCCTTCTTGGCACACATGCAAATGAACAtgaatttaaaacacatttataaAATTTTCCATGACCATTACATGCTACAGTATCAATCTGACACAGGATTCAGAGATTTTTTTCTAAAACCGTTACAACATCCATGCATTTGTAAATGAAGAATGTGATAATATATCTGCAATTTATATCTGCAT from Melospiza melodia melodia isolate bMelMel2 chromosome 18, bMelMel2.pri, whole genome shotgun sequence encodes:
- the CCP110 gene encoding centriolar coiled-coil protein of 110 kDa isoform X2; this encodes MFRSGVAKPRNQQFVLTLDNMKMEDYEIFCRKHLSRIQEEAIKGKPPLTVQNKNVSLIQFYGVPVLSPLLSLEEKKKIQQYKEKALELESRKRESRKKALLSRVQEIVENVQIKKGYSMSGVNTSKAESSCPGLDSKALTDFTAPSDIISSARTPERQSSMNLEKTSGLRPSGTAGQMASNGTEVVKAAEEKVSSKPGESRFLEDAPCPRAASPDKVCNKVPSHALQKQEGRVGSPSDEDVQDPCVMSLQNLIKKSREYIEKEQSKRPSKGSSKRSTSESHSDKENDGVKTTDSVKERAKLTGRSCTAQTLDKPSLNKSNTLLHCASTHTNNTSMSTLSSFSKVDIPMRVGTPPLVDSDSDEELKKNSMFERDSSIVRSLTGSYAKLPSPEPSMSPKMHRRRPRPLSMGHIIINNPVNAYELSPKGKGRTMDLIMQDIADKNNVSESVPKFMVDFTAVCPGRVPGVSRNALGPCDGLGAGKPKRHSFGLFESRGAVSAMLEGQVVMDTRGPYKVESSPSLAPPKVKEPFAISQSAVTQKILAVSEMKAAALAENTKCNSAVELNKSYDVENPSPLLLQSKNVRQQLDNTPNVSSANEQFPENYEKVKRRLDLDADNCQKENSSCVLRVGMEEQEKQWLQEQKYPVGSVYITKNAVLENMTKESILKANELTFEEVKKRLEEQHAQQLSILIAEQEREQEELKELEEKKRNSKGEKVTTTEIEISKVNINSRMELEWRKKSEGGLLESVQSQLETVHNTNSTSIGFAHTTPNTFSSTSEASFYLWGPSGSGVIKTSVCRPSNRIKTRWIPVFSPEIQMKFDKITAVAKGFLTRRLLQTEKLKHLKQTVKDTLEFLKNFQSEAPLRRGTVSAQDASLHERVMAQLRAALYDIHDIFFTMGASERMNILRHDREVRKEKMLRQMDKVKSPRERMTLSTATQKSLDRKKFMKASEMGMPSKKIIIKQKTPQNRILQPNQGQNAPVHRLLCRQGSICRKNPKKEAKCCDNLRRQHSLG
- the CCP110 gene encoding centriolar coiled-coil protein of 110 kDa isoform X3 — translated: MKMEDYEIFCRKHLSRIQEEAIKGKPPLTVQNKNVSLIQFYGVPVLSPLLSLEEKKKIQQYKEKALELESRKRESRKKALLSRVQEIVENVQIKKGYSMSGVNTSKAESSCPGLDSKALTDFTAPSDIISSARTPERQSSMNLEKTSGLRPSGTAGQMASNGTEVVKAAEEKVSSKPGESRFLEDAPCPRAASPDKVCNKVPSHALQKQEGRVGSPSDEDVQDPCVMSLQNLIKKSREYIEKEQSKRPSKGSSKRSTSESHSDKENDGVKTTDSVKERAKLTGRSCTAQTLDKPSLNKSNTLLHCASTHTNNTSMSTLSSFSKVDIPMRVGTPPLVDSDSDEELKKNSMFERDSSIVRSLTGSYAKLPSPEPSMSPKMHRRRPRPLSMGHIIINNPVNAYELSPKGKGRTMDLIMQDIADKNNVSESVPKFMVDFTAVCPGRVPGVSRNALGPCDGLGAGKPKRHSFGLFESRGAVSAMLEGQVVMDTRGPYKVESSPSLAPPKVKEPFAISQSAVTQKILAVSEMKAAALAENTKCNSAVELNKSYDVENPSPLLLQSKNVRQQLDNTPNVSSANEQFPENYEKVKRRLDLDADNCQKENSSCVLRVGMEEQEKQWLQEQKYPVGSVYITKNAVLENMTKESILKANELTFEEVKKRLEEQHAQQLSILIAEQEREQEELKELEEKKRNSKGEKVTTTEIEISKVNINSRMELEWRKKSEGGLLESVQSQLETVHNTNSTSIGFAHTTPNTFSSTSEASFYLWGPSGSGVIKTSVCRPSNRIKTRWIPVFSPEIQMKFDKITAVAKGFLTRRLLQTEKLKHLKQTVKDTLEFLKNFQSEAPLRRGTVSAQDASLHERVMAQLRAALYDIHDIFFTMGASERMNILRHDREVRKEKMLRQMDKVKSPRERMTLSTATQKSLDRKKFMKASEMGMPSKKIIIKQKTPQNRILQPNQGQNAPVHRLLCRQGTSKATMNGVEQNRRKAAGSRVPNKAVSGAYAGRTQRKKPNVVII
- the CCP110 gene encoding centriolar coiled-coil protein of 110 kDa isoform X1; its protein translation is MFRSGVAKPRNQQFVLTLDNMKMEDYEIFCRKHLSRIQEEAIKGKPPLTVQNKNVSLIQFYGVPVLSPLLSLEEKKKIQQYKEKALELESRKRESRKKALLSRVQEIVENVQIKKGYSMSGVNTSKAESSCPGLDSKALTDFTAPSDIISSARTPERQSSMNLEKTSGLRPSGTAGQMASNGTEVVKAAEEKVSSKPGESRFLEDAPCPRAASPDKVCNKVPSHALQKQEGRVGSPSDEDVQDPCVMSLQNLIKKSREYIEKEQSKRPSKGSSKRSTSESHSDKENDGVKTTDSVKERAKLTGRSCTAQTLDKPSLNKSNTLLHCASTHTNNTSMSTLSSFSKVDIPMRVGTPPLVDSDSDEELKKNSMFERDSSIVRSLTGSYAKLPSPEPSMSPKMHRRRPRPLSMGHIIINNPVNAYELSPKGKGRTMDLIMQDIADKNNVSESVPKFMVDFTAVCPGRVPGVSRNALGPCDGLGAGKPKRHSFGLFESRGAVSAMLEGQVVMDTRGPYKVESSPSLAPPKVKEPFAISQSAVTQKILAVSEMKAAALAENTKCNSAVELNKSYDVENPSPLLLQSKNVRQQLDNTPNVSSANEQFPENYEKVKRRLDLDADNCQKENSSCVLRVGMEEQEKQWLQEQKYPVGSVYITKNAVLENMTKESILKANELTFEEVKKRLEEQHAQQLSILIAEQEREQEELKELEEKKRNSKGEKVTTTEIEISKVNINSRMELEWRKKSEGGLLESVQSQLETVHNTNSTSIGFAHTTPNTFSSTSEASFYLWGPSGSGVIKTSVCRPSNRIKTRWIPVFSPEIQMKFDKITAVAKGFLTRRLLQTEKLKHLKQTVKDTLEFLKNFQSEAPLRRGTVSAQDASLHERVMAQLRAALYDIHDIFFTMGASERMNILRHDREVRKEKMLRQMDKVKSPRERMTLSTATQKSLDRKKFMKASEMGMPSKKIIIKQKTPQNRILQPNQGQNAPVHRLLCRQGTSKATMNGVEQNRRKAAGSRVPNKAVSGAYAGRTQRKKPNVVII